In Etheostoma spectabile isolate EspeVRDwgs_2016 unplaced genomic scaffold, UIUC_Espe_1.0 scaffold00001778, whole genome shotgun sequence, a genomic segment contains:
- the LOC116675298 gene encoding zinc finger protein 3, giving the protein MFSRSNALKIHQRIHTGEKPYSCDICGKTFSESSSLKSHRRVHTGEKPYSCKQCGKTYVVSSSLKYHQRVHTVEKPYRCDQCGKTFTTSNGLKYHQRIHTGEKPYSCEHCGETFSQSGSLKAHQRRHTGEKPYSCEQCGKTFSVSSRLKSHQRVHSGEKPYPCEHCGKTFSGSTHLKSHQRVHTGEKPYWCEQCGKMFSHSCNLKRHQCLHTGENPK; this is encoded by the coding sequence atgttttctcgAAGTAATGCCCTTAaaatacatcaacgcattcacactggagagaagccgtacagctgtgatatatgtggtaaaaccttttctgaGAGCAGTAGCCTTAAATCTCACcgacgtgttcacactggagaaaagccGTACTCGTGtaaacaatgtgggaaaacgtatGTTGTGAGTAGCAGCCTTAAATATCACCAACGTGTTCACACTGTGGAGAAACCATaccggtgtgatcaatgtgggaaaacctttactACTAGTAATGGCTTAAAAtatcaccagcgcattcacactggagagaagccgtacagctgtgaacactgtggggaaacattttctcagagCGGTAGCCTTAAAGCTCACCAGCGCAgacacaccggagagaagccatactcttgtgaacaatgtgggaaaacgttttctgtgAGTAGTCGACTTAAATCTCACCAACGTGTTCATagtggagagaagccgtacccGTGTGAACACTGTGGAAAAACGTTTTCTGGCAGTActcaccttaaatctcaccaacgtgttcacactggagagaagccgtactggtgtgaacaatgtgggaaaatgttttctcacaGCTGTAACCTTAAACGACACCAGTGccttcacactggagagaatccGAAATAG